From a region of the Toxotes jaculatrix isolate fToxJac2 chromosome 7, fToxJac2.pri, whole genome shotgun sequence genome:
- the si:dkey-98f17.5 gene encoding uncharacterized protein si:dkey-98f17.5 has protein sequence MSSRKPRSVANPLESAITTPSERILKECHSLYVDSENGLVKIANSLGLRLLPPRKKIIVMIMGNHSAGKSSFINWYVEEHIQKTGVAIETQGFTFITSGRKRESLTGNATLHLYPHFRPLLEFKGVTDYLSAEISTSKQKKFSLVTFVDTPGLVDGDMIYPFDVNRAITWLGEQSDLIFVFFDPMGQALCKRTLNIVENLSEKCGDKLLFYLSKADEAGKETDRQRVMMQIVQELCRRPGLNKCGFEMPTIYIPNPQKPSRCVNQIDGVCQTIEKTINQAVQKTLDQLDRDCDLICSTISSRLDQDRADVTYSRSVRFHSFLCGALGVFLPALFILSFIVNTLSKEQLEELLGEGPARTLTIFTGVVMYLWDWIPEDGQVVFVIIFGAFCYLLLFLAKYFAGQRHKTLTKKEKRTMEEFSDYVQDIVKTKKAKLYEWYLQQCAAEYDL, from the exons GCCTGGTGAAGATTGCCAACAGCCTTGGACTCCGGCTCCTGCCTCCCAGAAAGAAAATCATCGTGATGATAATGGGTAACCACTCTGCAGGGAAGAGCTCCTTCATCAATTG GTACGTTGAAGAGCACATACAGAAAACAGGCGTCGCCATTGAAACGCAGGGGTTTACCTTCATCACAAGTGGTCGCAAAAGAGAATCACTGACG GGGAATGCGACGCTACATCTCTACCCGCACTTTCGACCCCTCCTTGAGTTCAAAG GTGTCACGGACTACCTGTCTGCTGAGATCTCCACCTCCAAGCAGAAGAAGTTCAGCCTTGTGACATTTGTGGACACTCCAGGTTTGGTGGACGGGGACATGATTTACCCTTTTGATGTCAACAGGGCCATCACCTGGTTGG GAGAACAGTCCGACTTGATATTTGTGTTCTTCGACCCAATGGGCCAGGCTCTTTGCAAACGCACACTCAACATCGTGGAGAATCTGAGTGAGAAATGTGGAGACAAACTGTTGTTCTACCTCAGCAAGGCAGATGAAGCTGGGAAGGAAACTGACAGACAG AGGGTGATGATGCAGATAGTCCAGGAACTGTGTCGCCGTCCAGGTCTCAATAAGTGTGGTTTTGAGATGCCAACAATATACATCCCCAACCCACAGAAG CCAAGCAGGTGCGTGAACCAGATCGACGGGGTTTGTCAGACCATCGAGAAGACCATCAACCAGGCTGTACAGAAGACTTTGGATCAGCTGGACAGAGACTGTGACCTTATTTGTTCCACAATCAGCAGCAGGCTAGATCAGGACAG gGCTGACGTGACTTACAGCAGAAGTGTCCGTTTTCACTCCTTCTTGTGTGGAGCTCTGGGCGTTTTCCTTCCTGCCCTCTTCATCCTCAGTTTCATTGTGAACACCCTCTCCAAAGAGCAGTTGGAGGAGCTGTTGGGTGAAGGCCCGGCTCGGACTCTCACCATCTTCACA GGAGTTGTGATGTATTTATGGGACTGGATACCAGAAGATGGACAAGTAGTGTTTGTGATCATTTTTGGGGCTTTTTGCTACCTCCTGCTTTTCTTAGCAAAGTATTTTGCAGG CCAAAGGCATAAAACTCTGacgaagaaggagaagaggacgATGGAAGAGTTCAGCGATTATGTCCAGGATATTGTCAAAACCAAGAAG GCTAAACTGTATGAATGGTATCTCCAGCAGTGTGCAGCAGAatatgacctctga